One Rosettibacter firmus genomic window carries:
- a CDS encoding hydroxyacid dehydrogenase: MRILIADKFPETFIQQLKENNIDVIYNPKLGEKDLPEAAKDVDCIVVRSTIVNAETIEKGTNLKLIIRAGAGVNNIDIQAANKKGIPVSNCPGKNAIAVAELTIGLMIALDRRIPHNVIDFKQGKWNKGEYSNAQGLFGKTLAIVGFGNIGKEVAKRALAFGMNVYAKDIVKVEFDGVKEFSNFEEVLPIADVISVHLPATSETKNLFNENLFNLMKNGAIFINTSRADVVDEDALINAVKEKNLKVGLDVFKGEPEEKTGTVSSKLQELENVYVTHHIGASTEQAQTAVAEETVRIILSYVKDGTVINRVNKK, encoded by the coding sequence ATGAGAATATTAATTGCAGACAAATTCCCCGAAACTTTTATTCAACAACTTAAAGAAAATAATATTGATGTAATTTACAACCCTAAACTTGGAGAAAAAGATTTACCAGAAGCTGCAAAAGATGTTGATTGTATTGTTGTAAGATCGACTATCGTTAATGCCGAAACTATCGAAAAAGGAACTAATCTTAAATTAATTATTCGAGCGGGAGCTGGTGTAAATAATATTGATATTCAAGCTGCAAACAAAAAAGGAATTCCTGTTTCTAATTGTCCCGGTAAAAATGCAATTGCTGTAGCTGAGTTAACTATTGGTTTAATGATTGCACTTGATAGAAGAATTCCTCATAATGTAATCGACTTTAAGCAGGGAAAGTGGAATAAAGGTGAATATTCGAACGCTCAAGGTTTATTTGGAAAGACATTGGCTATTGTAGGTTTTGGGAATATCGGGAAAGAAGTTGCAAAACGAGCTTTAGCTTTTGGAATGAATGTTTATGCAAAAGATATTGTAAAAGTTGAATTTGATGGTGTTAAAGAGTTTTCAAATTTCGAAGAAGTATTACCAATAGCAGATGTAATTTCTGTTCACCTGCCTGCTACTTCGGAAACAAAAAATTTATTTAATGAAAATCTTTTCAACTTAATGAAAAATGGTGCTATATTCATTAATACATCGCGTGCAGATGTAGTTGATGAGGATGCACTTATAAATGCAGTAAAAGAAAAAAATTTAAAAGTTGGTTTAGATGTTTTTAAAGGTGAACCCGAAGAAAAAACAGGAACAGTATCTTCCAAACTTCAAGAATTAGAAAATGTATACGTTACACATCATATAGGAGCATCAACCGAGCAGGCTCAAACTGCAGTAGCAGAAGAAACTGTAAGAATTATTTTATCTTATGTAAAAGATGGAACTGTGATAAATCGTGTTAACAAAAAATAG
- a CDS encoding NADP-dependent malic enzyme has translation MSITKEEALKYHSEGRKGKIEVIPTKPCYTARELSLAYTPGVAEPCREIEKNEEDVYKYTAKGNLVAVVSNGTAVLGLGDIGPHAGKPVMEGKGVLFKRFADIDVFDIELNTHDPKEVIRAVQLLEPTFGGINLEDIKAPECFEIEEELIRTMNIPVFHDDQHGTAIISCAALINAAEIAGKDLSELKIVVSGAGAAAIACCNMYMLAGVKRENISMFDTKGHINKTRTDLNKYKAQFAQDIVYKDLADAMKGADVFIGLSKGNIVSKEMVKSMAKNPIVFAMANPDPEISYEDAIDARKDIIMATGRSDYPNQVNNVLGFPFIFRGALDVRARKINEEMKMAATKALAELAREKVPEVVINAYGGKEFSFGPEYIIPKPFDPRVLWYVAPAVAQAAMDTGVARKPIEDMNAYKEQLQERMGFSTEIVRVMVHKARKNPKRIVYPEGEEEKIIRAAHSVYDENIGLPILLGNENVIRNKIKELGYEENIFEIIDPTKSPKVNIYAEEFYKKRQRKGVTKKDALDMMKIPNYFGAMMVELGDADAMLSGLTSHYPQTIRPALQCIGVKEGFKIVSGMYIVIIKRRIFFFADTTVNVDPTAEQLAEIAINSAETVKMFDIVPKIAMLSFSNFGSAPYPQSQKVAQAVQIVKSKRPDLIIDGEMQADTAVVPEKLETEFPFANLKGGANLLIFPNLDAGNIAYKLLQRLTDAIVIGPILVGMKKPVHVIQKGDTERDIINMSAIAVVEAENAKQ, from the coding sequence ATGTCAATTACAAAAGAAGAAGCACTAAAATATCATAGCGAAGGTAGAAAAGGTAAAATTGAAGTAATACCAACTAAACCCTGTTATACTGCGAGAGAATTATCATTAGCCTACACACCTGGAGTAGCAGAACCGTGCAGAGAAATTGAAAAAAATGAAGAAGATGTTTACAAGTATACTGCAAAAGGGAATCTTGTTGCAGTTGTTTCTAATGGCACAGCAGTACTGGGATTAGGAGATATTGGTCCGCATGCAGGTAAACCAGTTATGGAAGGAAAAGGAGTTTTGTTTAAGAGATTTGCTGATATTGATGTTTTTGATATTGAACTAAATACACATGATCCTAAAGAAGTAATTAGAGCTGTTCAATTACTTGAACCAACATTTGGCGGAATTAATCTTGAGGATATTAAAGCCCCCGAGTGTTTTGAGATTGAAGAAGAATTAATCAGAACAATGAACATTCCCGTATTTCATGACGATCAGCATGGAACAGCAATTATATCGTGTGCAGCTTTGATTAATGCAGCCGAAATAGCAGGTAAAGATCTTTCTGAATTAAAAATTGTTGTATCTGGAGCCGGTGCTGCGGCTATTGCTTGTTGTAATATGTATATGCTGGCAGGTGTAAAACGCGAAAATATATCAATGTTTGATACGAAAGGTCATATTAATAAAACAAGAACAGACTTAAATAAGTACAAAGCTCAATTTGCTCAGGATATAGTTTATAAAGATTTAGCAGATGCTATGAAAGGAGCTGATGTATTTATTGGTTTATCAAAAGGGAATATTGTATCGAAAGAAATGGTTAAATCAATGGCAAAAAATCCTATTGTATTTGCAATGGCAAATCCAGATCCAGAAATAAGTTATGAAGATGCAATTGATGCAAGAAAAGATATAATTATGGCAACAGGTAGAAGTGATTATCCAAATCAAGTAAATAATGTTCTTGGATTTCCATTTATTTTTAGAGGAGCTCTTGATGTTCGTGCAAGAAAAATAAATGAAGAAATGAAAATGGCAGCAACAAAAGCTCTGGCTGAATTAGCACGAGAAAAAGTTCCAGAAGTTGTAATCAATGCTTATGGTGGTAAAGAATTTTCTTTTGGTCCTGAATATATTATTCCTAAACCTTTTGATCCAAGAGTTTTATGGTATGTTGCACCAGCTGTTGCTCAAGCAGCTATGGATACAGGAGTTGCACGCAAACCAATAGAAGATATGAATGCTTACAAAGAGCAGCTTCAAGAAAGAATGGGATTTTCGACAGAAATAGTAAGAGTAATGGTTCATAAAGCCCGTAAAAATCCAAAACGAATTGTTTACCCTGAAGGTGAAGAAGAAAAAATTATTCGTGCTGCTCATTCTGTTTATGATGAAAATATTGGTCTCCCAATCCTTCTGGGAAATGAAAATGTTATTAGAAATAAAATTAAAGAATTAGGTTATGAAGAAAATATTTTTGAAATTATTGATCCAACAAAATCTCCCAAGGTAAATATTTATGCAGAAGAATTTTATAAAAAACGTCAAAGAAAAGGTGTAACTAAAAAAGATGCTCTGGATATGATGAAAATTCCTAATTACTTTGGTGCTATGATGGTAGAACTTGGGGATGCAGATGCTATGCTGAGTGGTTTGACTTCTCACTATCCACAAACTATAAGACCAGCATTGCAATGTATTGGAGTTAAAGAAGGTTTCAAAATTGTTTCTGGAATGTATATCGTAATTATTAAGAGAAGAATATTCTTCTTTGCAGATACTACTGTAAATGTTGATCCAACTGCAGAACAACTGGCAGAAATTGCAATCAATTCAGCAGAAACTGTAAAGATGTTTGATATTGTGCCTAAAATTGCTATGCTTTCATTTAGCAACTTTGGTAGTGCACCTTATCCACAATCTCAAAAAGTTGCCCAAGCTGTTCAAATAGTAAAGTCTAAACGACCAGATTTAATAATTGATGGAGAAATGCAGGCAGACACAGCAGTAGTACCCGAAAAACTTGAAACCGAATTTCCTTTTGCAAATCTCAAAGGTGGAGCAAATCTATTAATATTCCCAAATCTGGATGCTGGTAATATTGCATATAAACTACTGCAAAGATTAACAGATGCAATTGTTATTGGTCCTATCCTTGTAGGAATGAAAAAACCAGTTCATGTTATTCAAAAGGGCGATACAGAAAGAGATATAATTAATATGTCTGCAATTGCAGTAGTTGAAGCCGAGAATGCAAAGCAATAA
- the hutU gene encoding urocanate hydratase — protein MILKNIKAPRGNKLTCKGWIQEAAMRMLMNNLDPEVAEKPDELIVYGGSGKAARNWEAYEAIIESLKNLESDETLLIQSGKPVAIFKTYPDAPRVIISNAMLVPAWATWDEFRRLDALGLTMYGQMTAGSWIYIGTQGILQGTYETFAACANKHFNGSLEGKFLLTSGLGGMGGAQPLAATMNGAAFLGVEVDKARIKKRIDTGYLDIMTENLDEALKIVLDAKEKKKPISVGLVGNAGEILPKILEKNITPDIVTDQTSAHDTLNGYVPMGMSFEEALDLRKTNPKKYIELAKQTIVVHVKAILEFQARGSVVFDYGNNIRGEAKDNGVDNAFDIPGFVPEYIRPLFCDGKGPFRWAALSGDPEDIYITDKAVIETFPQNESLVRWINLAQKKVHFQGLPARICWLGYGERAKMGKIFNQLVAEGKVKAPIVIGRDHLDCGSVASPNRETEGMLDGSDAIADWPILNALLNTIGGASWVSVHHGGGVGIGKSIHAGMVIVADGTKEAEARLERVLNYDPAMGIVRHADAGYQKAIDNAKKFGIKIPILK, from the coding sequence ATGATATTAAAAAATATTAAAGCACCTCGTGGTAACAAATTAACCTGCAAAGGCTGGATTCAAGAAGCTGCGATGAGAATGCTTATGAATAATCTCGATCCCGAAGTTGCAGAAAAACCTGATGAATTAATTGTGTATGGTGGTTCAGGTAAAGCAGCACGTAACTGGGAAGCTTATGAAGCAATTATAGAATCATTAAAAAATCTTGAATCCGATGAAACACTTCTCATACAATCAGGTAAACCTGTTGCAATTTTCAAAACATATCCAGATGCACCAAGAGTAATAATATCAAATGCAATGCTTGTTCCTGCTTGGGCAACCTGGGATGAATTTCGTCGACTTGATGCCTTAGGTTTAACAATGTATGGACAGATGACTGCCGGTAGCTGGATTTATATAGGAACTCAAGGGATTTTACAAGGAACATATGAAACTTTTGCAGCTTGTGCTAATAAACATTTTAATGGAAGTCTTGAAGGTAAATTCTTACTTACTTCTGGACTTGGTGGTATGGGTGGGGCACAACCACTTGCTGCAACAATGAATGGAGCTGCTTTCTTAGGAGTTGAAGTTGATAAAGCTCGTATTAAAAAAAGAATCGATACTGGTTATCTTGATATTATGACAGAAAATTTAGATGAAGCACTAAAAATTGTACTTGATGCAAAAGAAAAAAAGAAACCAATATCAGTTGGCTTAGTTGGAAATGCAGGTGAAATATTACCTAAAATATTAGAAAAAAATATTACGCCTGATATAGTAACAGATCAAACTTCTGCTCACGATACTTTAAATGGCTATGTTCCAATGGGAATGAGTTTCGAAGAAGCTCTCGACTTAAGAAAAACTAATCCAAAGAAATATATTGAACTTGCAAAGCAAACAATTGTAGTTCATGTAAAAGCAATTCTTGAATTTCAAGCACGTGGCTCTGTTGTATTTGACTATGGAAATAACATTCGTGGCGAAGCAAAAGATAACGGCGTAGATAATGCATTCGATATTCCTGGTTTTGTACCTGAATATATTAGACCATTATTTTGTGATGGGAAAGGACCATTCAGATGGGCTGCATTAAGTGGAGATCCAGAAGATATTTATATTACAGATAAAGCAGTAATAGAAACTTTTCCACAAAATGAATCTTTAGTTAGATGGATTAATTTAGCTCAGAAAAAAGTTCACTTTCAGGGATTACCTGCAAGAATTTGCTGGCTTGGATATGGCGAAAGAGCAAAAATGGGGAAAATTTTTAATCAACTTGTAGCAGAAGGAAAAGTTAAAGCCCCTATTGTAATTGGCAGGGATCATTTAGATTGTGGCTCTGTAGCTTCTCCAAATCGAGAAACTGAAGGTATGCTTGATGGTAGTGATGCAATTGCAGATTGGCCCATTCTTAATGCATTATTAAATACAATAGGTGGTGCCAGCTGGGTTTCTGTTCATCATGGTGGAGGAGTGGGAATTGGTAAATCAATTCATGCTGGTATGGTTATAGTAGCAGATGGTACAAAAGAAGCAGAAGCACGTCTCGAAAGAGTTTTAAATTATGACCCGGCTATGGGTATAGTTCGTCATGCTGATGCAGGTTATCAAAAGGCAATCGATAATGCAAAAAAATTCGGCATTAAAATCCCTATTTTAAAATAA
- a CDS encoding adenosine deaminase — protein sequence MHIEEIIRSVPKVLLHDHLDGGLRPQTIIELAKDIKYNKLPTTDPEELREWFHRGANKGNLKEYLQGFEHTCAVMQTKEALFRVAYEMMEDMKNDGVCYVETRFAPVFHTQKGLYYEDIINAVLEGLEKGKQDFGVGYGLILCGMRNMKNTLEIAELAVNFRKHGVVGFDLAGEEGGYPPKKHLEAFQFIKQKNFNITIHAGEAFGKESIWQAIQICGAHRIGHATRLTEDIVFDKDGNVVALGELAQYILDTRLPLEINLLSNVHTGAVDKLENHPFIKLYREKFRVFLNTDDRLMSNTTLTKEYVIASEMFGLNLDDIEKLNINAMKSSFIPYKERLHYIYNVIKPGFQKMREKLLSLKV from the coding sequence ATGCATATAGAAGAAATTATTCGAAGTGTTCCCAAAGTATTATTGCATGACCATTTGGATGGTGGTCTTCGTCCGCAAACTATAATCGAATTAGCTAAAGATATTAAGTATAATAAATTACCTACAACTGATCCCGAAGAATTACGTGAATGGTTTCATCGTGGTGCAAACAAAGGTAATCTCAAAGAATATTTGCAGGGATTTGAACATACCTGTGCAGTAATGCAAACTAAAGAAGCTTTATTTCGTGTTGCATATGAAATGATGGAAGATATGAAAAATGATGGCGTCTGTTATGTTGAAACACGCTTTGCACCAGTATTTCATACACAAAAAGGTTTATATTATGAAGATATAATAAATGCAGTACTCGAAGGACTTGAAAAAGGGAAACAAGATTTTGGTGTTGGTTATGGATTAATTTTATGTGGAATGAGAAATATGAAAAATACACTTGAAATTGCTGAACTTGCTGTTAATTTTAGAAAACACGGAGTGGTTGGTTTTGATTTAGCAGGTGAAGAAGGTGGTTATCCTCCCAAAAAACATCTTGAAGCTTTTCAATTTATCAAACAGAAAAATTTTAATATTACTATTCACGCAGGAGAAGCATTTGGAAAAGAATCAATATGGCAGGCAATTCAGATATGCGGAGCTCATAGAATTGGTCATGCTACACGTTTAACAGAAGATATAGTTTTTGATAAAGATGGAAATGTTGTAGCACTTGGAGAATTAGCTCAATATATTCTTGATACTCGTCTTCCTCTCGAAATAAATTTACTAAGTAATGTTCATACAGGGGCAGTTGATAAACTCGAAAATCATCCATTCATAAAATTATACAGAGAAAAATTTAGAGTCTTTCTCAATACAGATGATAGATTAATGAGCAATACTACATTAACAAAAGAATATGTAATTGCAAGTGAAATGTTTGGTTTGAATCTTGATGATATTGAAAAACTAAACATAAATGCTATGAAATCATCATTTATTCCTTACAAAGAGAGACTTCATTATATTTACAATGTTATCAAACCTGGTTTTCAAAAAATGAGAGAAAAACTTCTATCACTAAAGGTATAG